The sequence CTGCGGTGAACACCTGATGCATCTCGTCTTCCCTCGATCACGTGGCCGGAGGCGCCCTCCGGCCGGGCCTTCCGCGTCGTGCGGTGCCCTCAGGCTACCCCCGTGCAGTGCGCGCGGCACCCGAGGGAGCCGCTGCCTGCCCGGGAGAGCGGCCGCCGAGGAGGAGTGTCGGCGGCACGACCACGGCGAATGCTCGGGCCGCGGTGACCCGGTCCTCGATGCCACGTCGGCCCCATGAACGCGACGATGCCCCCGACCCGGAGGTCGAGGGCATCGTGCGCACGGCGTGAACAGGTGCGGAGCTCTGCTCCGCGCCGGATCAGCGCTTGGAGTACTGCGGCGCCTTGCGGGCCTTCTTGAGGCCGGCCTTCTTGCGCTCGATGATGCGGTCGTCACGACGGAGGAAGCCGGCCTTCTTGAGGGTCGGTCGGTTGTTCTCCTCGTCGATCTGGTTCAGCGCGCGGGCCACACCGAGGCGCACGGCCCCGGCCTGACCGGATGCACCGCCGCCGGTGAGGCGGACGACGACGTCGAAGCGGCCCTGGAGGTCGAGAGCCGTGAACGGATCGTTGACCTCCTGCTGGTGCAGCTTGTTCGGGAAGTAGTTCTCGAGCGAGCGGCCGTTGATCGTCCACTCGCCGGATCCGGGGATCAGGCGGACGCGGGCGATGGCGCGCTTGCGGCGGCCGGTGCCGTAGCCCGGGGCGGTCACGGACTGCCCGGTGCCGACGACGGCCTCGCCGGTCGACTCGGTGGTGTAGCTCTCGGGCGCGGACTCGTCGGTCACGGCCTCGAGGGACTCGGGGGTGGTCTCAGTCACGGTTCTCCTTGGTTCTTCCGTGTGGCAGGGCGAGTGGCGGGACGCCCCGCTTACTGCGCCACCTGGTCGATGGTGAAGGGGACGGGCTGCTGAGCGGCATGCGGGTGCTCGGCACCTGCGTAGACCTTGAGCTTGTTGAGCTGCTGATCAGCGAGCTTGTTCTTGGGGAGCATGCCGCGGATGGCCTTCTCCACGGCGCGCTCCGGATTCTTCTCGAGCAGCTCGGAGTAGGGGGTGCCGCGGAGGCCGCCGGGGTAGCCGGAGTGGCGGTAGGCGAGCTTGGCCTCCCGCTTGTTGCCGGTGAGCGCGACCTTGTCAGCGTTGATGATGATCACGAAGTCGCCTGCATCCACATGGGGTGCGAAGACCGGCTTGTGCTTTCCCCGCAGGAGCTGGGCAGCCTGGGAAGCGAGCCGGCCGAGGACGACATCCGTTGCGTCGATGACGTACCAGGAACGCTCGACATCGCCGGGCTTCG comes from Brachybacterium faecium DSM 4810 and encodes:
- a CDS encoding SSU ribosomal protein S9P (PFAM: Ribosomal protein S9/S16), which encodes MTETTPESLEAVTDESAPESYTTESTGEAVVGTGQSVTAPGYGTGRRKRAIARVRLIPGSGEWTINGRSLENYFPNKLHQQEVNDPFTALDLQGRFDVVVRLTGGGASGQAGAVRLGVARALNQIDEENNRPTLKKAGFLRRDDRIIERKKAGLKKARKAPQYSKR
- a CDS encoding LSU ribosomal protein L13P (PFAM: Ribosomal protein L13~TIGRFAM: ribosomal protein L13, bacterial type), with the protein product MRTFTPKPGDVERSWYVIDATDVVLGRLASQAAQLLRGKHKPVFAPHVDAGDFVIIINADKVALTGNKREAKLAYRHSGYPGGLRGTPYSELLEKNPERAVEKAIRGMLPKNKLADQQLNKLKVYAGAEHPHAAQQPVPFTIDQVAQ